One stretch of Gadus macrocephalus chromosome 12, ASM3116895v1 DNA includes these proteins:
- the LOC132469546 gene encoding forkhead box protein N2-like: protein MEASSDTIPSHTATLAGSQPLYSPQTSSNGHVLLPLSPLSFPPSPSSLSPTTLESTQSSPLSNSFSHCSDEHNAHCHSSAYSSDQDDLTCLSWLHQRGSNLLPLQPLPKISLLSKQPETPRALSAESLSPTLNKPPYSFSSLIFMAIEDSPNKLLPVKGIYEWIVNSFPYYGTAAGGWRNSVRHNLSLSKSFRRIQRDKSQSVGKGSLWCVCPEYRAALLEVLKKTHHYHSTNSNLLSVPGLLEGADYGTSMVCDSVDISDSLSHSLLLSAPSSHILTSDNPTLFESSSGALTPDHEELVTMESVEEEEEEEEEEEGGGEMEKDPLSNSGYIELHYYQCHQYQYLVLPGEAELDLESVEILQLDAEAQEAAGSLLDLAGGWHQCL from the exons ATGGAGGCTAGTTCAGACACAATTCCATCTCACACAGCCACTCTTGCTGGATCACAACCTCTCTACTCCCCGCAGACCTCCTCCAATGGTCACGtcctactccctctctcccctctttccttTCCCCCATCCCCCTCTTCCCTTTCTCCCACGACCCTAGAATCCACccagtcctcccctctctctaactCATTCTCCCACTGCTCAGATGAACACAATGCACACTGCCATAGCTCCGCCTACTCATCCGACCAGGACGACCTCACCTGTCTGAGCTGGCTGCATCAGAGGGGAAGCAAcctgctccccctccagccGCTGCCCAAGATCAGCCTGCTGTCCAAACAGCCGGAGACGCCTCGGGCCTTGTCGGCTgaatctctctcccccaccttgAACAAGCCCCCCTACTCGTTCAGCAGTCTGATCTTCATGGCGATAGAAGACTCGCCCAACAAGTTGCTCCCGGTGAAAGGGATCTACGAGTGGATCGTCAACAGCTTTCCGTACTACGGGACCGCCGCCGGGGGCTGGCGGAACTCTGTCCGCCACAACCTGTCTCTGAGCAAGAGCTTCCGGAGGATTCAGCGGGACAAAAGCCAG TCGGTAGGGAAGGGGTCTCTGTGGTGCGTGTGTCCAGAGTACCGAGCCGCCCTGCTGGAGGTGTTGAAGAAGACCCATCACTACCACAGCACCAACAGCAATCTGCTCAGCGTGCCGGGCCT GTTGGAAGGAGCTGACTATGGGACCTCTATGGTGTGCGATTCTGTGGACATTTCTG attccctctcccactccctcctcctgtccGCTCCGTCGTCCCACATCCTGACCTCCGACAACCCGACGCTCTTTGAGAGCTCCTCCGGCGCTCTGACCCCCGACCACGAGGAGCTGGTCACCATGGAgtccgtggaggaggaggaggaggaggaggaggaggaggagggcggcggggagatggagaaggacCCCCTGTCCAACAGCGGCTACATCGAGCTCCACTACTACCAGTGCCACCAGTACCAGTACCTGGTGCTGCCCGGGGAGGCCGAGCTGGACCTGGAGTCGGTGGAGATCCTCCAGCTGGACGCCGAGGCCCAGGAAGCGGCCGGGTCCCTGCTGGACCTGGCTGGTGGCTGGCACCAATGCCTTTAA
- the sec22bb gene encoding vesicle-trafficking protein SEC22b-B, translated as MVLLTMIARLADGLPLAASMQEDEQLGRDLQQYQSQAKQLFRKLNEQSPSRCTLEAGSMCFHYVIEKGVVYLVLCEAGFPKKLAFAYLEDLQTEFNEQHGKKVQTVSRPYSFIEFDTYIQKTKKSYIDSRARRNLGNINTELQDVQRIMVANIEEVLQRGEALSALDSKASNLSSLSKKYRSDAKYLNTRSTYAKLAAGGVFFIMLIVYVRFWWL; from the exons ATGGTGCTGCTGACCATGATCGCCCGGCTGGCGGACGGCCTGCCGCTGGCCGCTTCCATGCAGGAAGACGAGCAG CTGGGCCGAGACCTCCAGCAGTACCAGAGTCAGGCCAAACAGCTCTTCCGGAAACTCAACGAGCAGAGTCCTTCACGCTGTACTTTAGAGGCTGGCTCCATGTGCTTCCA tTACGTTATAGAGAAAGGTGTGGTCTACTTGGTGCTGTGTGAAGCTGGATTTCCCAAGAAGCTGGCCTTTGCGTATTTAGAAGATCTTCAGACAGAGTTTAATGAGCAGCATGGAAAGAAAGTTCAGACAGTGTCCAGGCCGTACTCCTTCATTGAGTTTG acaCGTACATCCAGAAGACCAAGAAGTCGTACATCGACAGCCGAGCCAGGAGGAACCTGGGCAACATCAACACCGAGCTGCAGGACGTCCAGAGGATCATGGTGGCCAACATCGAGGAGGTTCTCCAGCGAGGAGAGGCGCTGTCTG CGCTTGACTCCAAGGCAAGCAACCTGTCCAGCCTGTCGAAGAAGTACCGCAGCGACGCCAAGTACCTGAACACACGCTCCACCTACGCCAAGCTGGCGGCCGGCGGCGTCTTCTTCATCATGCTCATCGTCTACGTGCGCTTCTGGTGGCTCTAG
- the npl gene encoding N-acetylneuraminate lyase: protein MKRITSNFDTMSTPQTGPVSPTEMASRLPVKLTGLVAATFTPLTSEGELDLSVIGPYVDYLTERQGVWNIFVNGTTGEGMSLSVEERKRTAEEWCLRARGKMDNVIVHVGCLSIKDSKDLAHHAETVGADGIGVISPSFFKPKTADALRSYLKEVASAAPALPLYYYHIPALTGSNLLASDVCKGLEALIPTFSGVKFSGTDLMDFGQCVRHSQADQSLLYGVDEQLLAALAFGANGAVGSLYNYLGSHFNKLMMAFAQGDLVGARALQFSVQDLLAFASKYGFDVAVNKQLMSDLSGLSLGPPRLPLVPCRPEIAAAVAQKYHQIFPEP from the exons GTCCTGTCTCTCCCACAGAAATGGCGTCCCGGCTTCCTGTCAAATTGACTGGGCTTGTTGCAGCCACATTCACCCCTCTCACGTCAGAAGG TGAACTGGACTTATCAGTGATCGGACCTTACGTCGACTACCTGACAGAGCGGCAAGGTGTTTGGAACATTTTTG TGAACGGCACCACTGGGGAGGGCATGTCGCTCAgcgtggaggagaggaagagaacggCAGAAGAGTGGTGTCTGAGAGCCAGGGGAAA AATGGATAACGTGATTGTGCACGTAGGTTGTTTGAGTATAAAAGATTCAAAGGATTTG GCTCACCATGCTGAGACAGTAGGAGCGGATGGAATAGGAGTGATATCTCCGTCCTTCTTCAAACCCAAAACCGCAG ACGCTCTGAGGTCTTACCTGAAGGAGGTGGCCTCGGCTGCCCCCGCTCTGCCTTTGTACTACTACCACATCCCGGCCCTCACTGGCTCCAACC TGCTCGCGTCGGACGTCTGTAAAGGCCTGGAGGCGCTCATTCCAACCTTCAGTGGCGTAAAGTTCAGTGGAACCGATCTGATGGACTTTGGACAGTGTGTCAGACACAGTCAGGCCGATCAGTCGCTCCTCTATGGCGTTGACGAG CAACTGCTGGCCGCTCTCGCCTTTGGAGCCAACGGAGCAgtgggcag CTTGTATAACTATCTGGGTTCCCACTTCAACAAACTAATGATGGCGTTTGCTCAAGGGGACCTCGTCGGGGCCAGAGCCCTGCAG TTCAGTGTGCAAGACCTTCTTGCCTTTGCCTCTAAATACG GCTTTGATGTCGCCGTGAACAAGCAGTTGATGAGTGACTTATCCGGACTGagcctcggacctccgagactgCCTTTAGTTCCGTGTCGTCCCGAGATTGCTGCTGCTGTCGCACAAAAGTACCACCAGATCTTTCCGGAACCTTGA